The proteins below are encoded in one region of Spirochaeta isovalerica:
- a CDS encoding methyl-accepting chemotaxis protein, translating to MNIRFEWIRRTTIISFLLIMLLTASVFISFPFQIYITSVLALLLAGTGVYHLIEANRIQKLLFRTSDILTRSTERDFSSLDDGEKHIINHEISNLIEQLEDSVKQTENILSEKDKLEKEAEELRRKVKSMERNLNRQVIEVRDRMRGNSDAFNEIISGLSSLVDACGREKGMIDSLMKTYSGYSRQYGSIRDSVNNSRSICGREESRGRDAETVLNALYEKDEERVEKIHTVIHGIGNIKEVTGIINEVAEKASILSLNAAIESAHAGEAGKGFSVVAEEVGVLADMTAEHAEIINQALFSVTDTMYESRFTETDNGEEETFAVIGGTIREMIASFREIDQLLDFLGQLEQPEDFDISSETLKDRNKIEKTLSLLENMKKEWEMTLEDITRFPLFEESADLSGAKSSPLTRHETAIRPVDDSVGGEELD from the coding sequence ATGAACATCAGATTCGAATGGATAAGAAGAACAACCATTATCTCCTTTCTTCTCATAATGCTTCTCACGGCGTCCGTATTTATATCATTCCCCTTTCAGATATACATCACATCGGTGCTGGCCTTACTGCTCGCCGGAACGGGAGTATATCATTTGATAGAAGCAAACCGCATTCAAAAACTTCTTTTCAGAACCAGTGACATCCTGACCAGAAGTACGGAACGGGATTTTTCCTCTCTCGATGACGGAGAGAAGCACATCATCAATCATGAGATTTCAAACCTCATAGAACAACTTGAAGATTCAGTAAAACAGACTGAAAATATCCTTTCGGAAAAAGACAAACTGGAAAAGGAAGCGGAAGAGCTGCGCCGCAAAGTAAAATCGATGGAACGCAACCTGAACCGCCAGGTTATCGAAGTCCGGGACAGGATGAGAGGAAACAGCGATGCATTCAATGAAATAATCTCCGGTCTTTCATCGCTGGTCGATGCCTGCGGAAGGGAAAAAGGGATGATAGACTCTTTGATGAAAACCTATTCCGGTTACAGCCGGCAATACGGCAGCATCAGGGATTCCGTTAACAATTCCCGTTCTATCTGCGGAAGAGAAGAATCAAGAGGCCGTGATGCCGAAACAGTCCTTAATGCTCTTTATGAGAAAGATGAAGAGAGGGTAGAAAAAATCCATACGGTTATACATGGAATCGGCAATATAAAAGAAGTCACCGGCATTATAAACGAAGTGGCGGAAAAAGCTTCTATTCTTTCGCTCAATGCGGCTATTGAAAGCGCCCATGCGGGAGAAGCGGGAAAGGGGTTTTCCGTCGTGGCGGAAGAGGTAGGCGTTCTGGCCGATATGACAGCGGAACATGCGGAAATCATAAATCAGGCGTTATTCTCCGTAACCGACACCATGTATGAATCGCGTTTTACTGAAACAGATAACGGCGAAGAGGAAACTTTTGCCGTCATCGGAGGAACCATCAGGGAAATGATCGCATCCTTCAGAGAGATCGATCAACTCCTGGACTTTCTGGGACAGCTGGAGCAACCGGAGGATTTTGACATATCTTCAGAAACCCTCAAAGACAGAAACAAAATAGAGAAAACGCTTTCTCTGCTCGAGAACATGAAGAAAGAATGGGAAATGACCCTTGAAGATATTACCAGGTTTCCCCTTTTCGAAGAGTCAGCGGACTTAAGCGGTGCAAAATCATCTCCTCTGACAAGACATGAAACAGCAATCAGACCTGTTGATGACTCGGTCGGCGGAGAAGAACTGGACTGA
- a CDS encoding aldo/keto reductase: MKQIPVAESKLQIPAIALGCMRISEMPVKDVARLIACSLEEGINFFDHADIYGGGKSEEAFAKALKELPISRENIIIQSKCGIREGYFDFSKGHIIHSVEGILKRLDTDFLDILLLHRPDTLMEPEEVAEAFDILHKSGKVLHFGVSNQNPMQIELLSRYVRQPLLFNQLQFSLMRTGMIDAGLNVNMKVPASVDHDGAILDYCRLNAITVQAWSPFQYGFFEGVFVGNEKFPEVNRVLDRLAEEYGVTPSAVAVAWILRHPAGIQTIIGTTKPGRVKEMSAASGIELTREQWYELYRAAGNILP; this comes from the coding sequence ATGAAACAAATACCCGTTGCGGAAAGCAAACTGCAAATACCCGCAATCGCGCTGGGCTGTATGAGAATCTCCGAAATGCCGGTGAAAGATGTAGCCCGATTGATCGCCTGTTCCCTTGAAGAGGGAATTAATTTTTTCGACCATGCCGATATATATGGCGGAGGGAAATCCGAAGAGGCCTTTGCGAAAGCCCTCAAAGAGCTCCCGATTTCCCGTGAGAATATCATCATCCAGTCAAAGTGCGGCATCAGAGAAGGCTATTTTGATTTCTCAAAAGGCCATATAATCCATTCGGTAGAGGGTATTCTCAAGAGGCTGGATACGGACTTTCTCGATATCCTGCTCCTCCACCGCCCCGATACGCTGATGGAACCGGAAGAAGTCGCCGAGGCATTTGACATACTGCACAAAAGCGGTAAAGTTTTACATTTCGGTGTCAGCAATCAGAATCCCATGCAGATAGAGCTTCTCAGCCGTTATGTCCGTCAGCCTCTGCTCTTCAATCAGCTCCAGTTCAGCCTTATGAGGACGGGCATGATTGACGCGGGACTCAACGTCAATATGAAAGTGCCCGCATCGGTGGACCATGACGGAGCGATACTCGACTACTGCCGGCTCAACGCCATAACCGTACAGGCATGGTCGCCTTTTCAGTATGGTTTCTTTGAGGGCGTTTTTGTCGGGAATGAGAAATTTCCCGAAGTGAACAGAGTCCTGGACAGGCTTGCTGAAGAATATGGTGTAACGCCGTCAGCTGTCGCCGTAGCGTGGATACTCCGTCATCCCGCAGGAATACAAACCATAATCGGAACAACGAAACCGGGCAGGGTTAAGGAAATGTCCGCAGCCTCGGGAATCGAGCTGACCCGGGAACAGTGGTATGAATTATACAGAGCCGCGGGAAATATCCTTCCCTAA
- a CDS encoding sigma-54 interaction domain-containing protein → MTATQDSIHYRKQIQNMTLLFEVSQLLDKSMDLTEVITPVLQTISDSTNYKTIVLTLIDENTGQISIESSLGLSEDVTKDVVYRLGEGITGKVVQSGEAMVIPHINEETDYLDKLDQRSGKTEDRSFICVPIKQGSKILGALGAGRLFTSEAELDEDLRILTILASLIARAAELRKKASEEKRRLTQENNRLHRELKEKYRPDNMIGNSQNMQEVYSLINQVSKSDATVLIRGESGTGKELVASAIHYNSLRADKPFVRVNCAALPESVIESELFGHEKGSFTGAVSTRKGRFEMADGGTIFLDEIGELSHMTQVKLLRVLQEREIERVGSMNTIKINVRVITATNRNLEEEIKNGSFREDLYYRLNVFPIHIPPLRQRKTDIMLLADYFAEKYGKKNGKNIKRITSTSIDLFQSYHWPGNVRELENVIERAALLSTDEVIHAYHLPPSLQSAESTDTSLHSTLQEAVDSLEKELIKDALKTARGNRASAARALGISERIIGLRVDKYGIDCSKYKNR, encoded by the coding sequence ATGACTGCAACTCAAGACTCCATACATTACCGAAAACAGATTCAGAATATGACTCTTCTTTTTGAAGTCAGTCAGCTTCTGGACAAAAGCATGGACCTCACAGAGGTAATCACTCCGGTTCTCCAGACCATTTCCGACAGCACAAATTATAAGACGATAGTTCTGACGCTGATCGATGAAAACACCGGACAAATTTCCATTGAATCATCTCTCGGCCTATCGGAAGACGTTACGAAAGATGTCGTATACCGCCTTGGCGAAGGTATTACCGGTAAGGTCGTACAATCGGGCGAGGCAATGGTTATTCCCCATATCAACGAGGAAACCGATTATCTGGATAAACTGGACCAGCGCAGCGGGAAAACAGAGGATCGTTCATTCATCTGTGTCCCGATCAAGCAGGGATCGAAGATTCTCGGCGCTCTGGGAGCCGGACGTCTGTTTACCAGTGAAGCGGAGCTAGATGAGGACCTCCGGATTCTGACGATTCTGGCATCCCTTATAGCCAGAGCTGCTGAATTGAGAAAAAAAGCGAGTGAGGAAAAGAGACGGCTGACCCAGGAAAACAACCGTCTTCATAGGGAACTCAAGGAAAAGTACCGCCCCGACAATATGATCGGAAACTCCCAGAATATGCAGGAAGTCTACTCTCTGATCAATCAGGTTTCGAAAAGCGACGCAACTGTCCTGATCCGGGGGGAAAGCGGAACGGGCAAGGAACTGGTGGCCAGCGCCATCCACTACAACAGCCTCAGAGCCGATAAACCCTTTGTCCGCGTCAACTGTGCCGCCCTTCCCGAAAGCGTTATTGAAAGTGAGTTATTCGGACATGAGAAAGGCTCCTTTACCGGGGCAGTATCGACAAGGAAAGGCCGTTTCGAGATGGCTGACGGTGGAACGATCTTTCTCGATGAAATTGGAGAGCTCTCCCATATGACTCAGGTCAAGCTCCTCAGGGTTCTTCAGGAAAGGGAAATTGAGCGCGTCGGTTCCATGAACACCATTAAAATAAATGTCAGGGTCATTACCGCCACCAACAGAAACCTTGAAGAGGAAATCAAGAACGGGAGTTTCCGCGAGGATCTGTACTACAGACTCAATGTTTTCCCCATCCACATACCGCCGCTCCGCCAGAGAAAGACAGATATTATGCTTCTGGCCGATTACTTTGCCGAAAAGTACGGAAAAAAGAACGGGAAGAATATCAAGCGCATTACCAGCACCTCTATAGATCTGTTCCAGAGCTATCACTGGCCGGGCAACGTGAGAGAACTGGAAAATGTCATTGAAAGAGCTGCACTGCTCAGTACGGACGAAGTGATCCACGCCTACCATCTTCCACCATCGCTCCAATCGGCGGAAAGTACCGATACATCGCTCCATTCCACTCTTCAGGAAGCAGTCGATTCACTGGAAAAGGAGCTGATCAAAGACGCTTTGAAAACAGCCAGAGGCAATAGGGCATCGGCGGCAAGGGCTTTAGGAATATCCGAAAGAATCATAGGGCTCAGGGTCGATAAGTACGGAATCGATTGCAGTAAATATAAAAACAGATAG
- a CDS encoding ammonium transporter — MKKVILPLFLLLAVSTSVFAGDASVEELSMAMDMIWLTLAAALVFFMQAGFAMVELGLTRAKNAGNIIMKNLMDFSVGSIIFWLVGWAIMYGSAYGGFGNNVMLKVSDSSVMRDWIFQVVFAATAATIVSGSMAERTKFSSYLIYSVVISGVIYPVFGSFTWGGGFLAEMGFHDFAGSTIVHSVGGWSAMMGATILGPRIGKYVKNGKTITVKAIQGHNLPLASLGVFILWFGWFGFNAGSTLSGTDLSIAHVAVTTTLAASAGAVFAMMTTWVTMKKPDVSMSLNGALAGLVGITAGTWAVTPAASIIIGSIAGILVVFSVEFFDKVLHIDDPVGAISVHGVCGAFGTIAVGLFANRPDDGLVGLFYGGGAGLLGIQALGVLVAFLWVVISSGLLFLAIKYTVGLRVDEDVELSGLDMHEHGSESYAGFQIFTNV, encoded by the coding sequence ATGAAAAAAGTCATTTTACCACTGTTTCTACTGCTGGCTGTCAGCACATCGGTTTTCGCAGGAGACGCTTCTGTCGAAGAGCTTTCCATGGCTATGGATATGATCTGGCTTACACTGGCCGCTGCCCTCGTATTTTTTATGCAGGCCGGTTTCGCCATGGTGGAACTCGGATTAACACGAGCCAAGAACGCCGGTAACATCATCATGAAAAACCTTATGGATTTTTCAGTCGGTTCCATCATATTCTGGCTGGTCGGATGGGCCATCATGTACGGTTCCGCCTACGGAGGCTTCGGCAATAACGTGATGCTCAAAGTATCTGATTCATCAGTCATGAGAGACTGGATTTTCCAGGTCGTTTTTGCGGCTACCGCGGCAACAATCGTTTCCGGTTCCATGGCGGAAAGAACAAAGTTCAGTTCCTACCTGATCTATTCCGTTGTGATTTCCGGTGTTATCTACCCTGTATTCGGTAGCTTCACATGGGGCGGCGGATTCCTGGCGGAAATGGGATTCCATGACTTTGCCGGGTCTACAATCGTTCACTCCGTCGGTGGATGGTCTGCCATGATGGGTGCCACGATTCTCGGACCCCGTATCGGGAAATACGTTAAGAACGGGAAAACCATCACTGTCAAAGCCATTCAGGGACATAACCTGCCCCTCGCTTCACTGGGTGTTTTCATCCTCTGGTTCGGTTGGTTCGGATTTAATGCCGGTTCAACACTTTCCGGAACAGACCTTTCTATCGCTCACGTAGCGGTAACAACCACACTGGCGGCTTCAGCGGGTGCCGTATTCGCCATGATGACGACCTGGGTGACAATGAAAAAACCTGATGTTTCCATGTCATTGAACGGAGCCCTTGCCGGCCTGGTCGGCATTACAGCCGGAACATGGGCTGTTACCCCTGCCGCTTCCATCATAATCGGTTCGATTGCCGGAATCCTGGTTGTGTTTTCTGTTGAGTTTTTCGACAAGGTTCTGCATATTGACGACCCCGTCGGAGCTATTTCGGTACACGGTGTCTGCGGTGCTTTCGGCACCATTGCAGTAGGATTGTTTGCCAACAGACCCGATGATGGACTGGTAGGTCTGTTCTACGGCGGAGGGGCGGGATTACTGGGAATTCAGGCTCTGGGTGTCCTGGTCGCATTCCTCTGGGTAGTCATTTCTTCGGGATTATTGTTCCTGGCTATTAAATACACGGTCGGTCTGAGAGTTGATGAAGATGTTGAGCTGTCCGGCCTGGATATGCACGAACACGGTTCCGAATCCTATGCGGGATTCCAGATCTTTACAAACGTATAA
- a CDS encoding nitroreductase family protein, which translates to MNGTLKLIDNRKSVRAYADKEIPRDFKDRIIEAAMRAPTAGNMMLYSMIEIDDQEMKDKLAVSCDNQPFIAKAPLLLLFVADYQRWDDYFTISGVPELMESRGEPMRHPEEGDMMLACNDALISAQTSVIAAESLGIGSCYIGDIMENYEFHRELFDLPDYAFPVTLLCFGYPNDNYQEKKPASRFPKKYIHYKNKYKRLSPEEFNEMYQPMQERYFSGGKYFEGASNIGQHFYLRKHASSFMKEMNRSVRAAMKAWRKNES; encoded by the coding sequence ATGAACGGGACACTGAAATTAATCGACAACAGAAAATCGGTCCGCGCTTATGCGGATAAAGAAATCCCCCGGGATTTCAAAGACAGAATAATTGAAGCGGCCATGCGCGCCCCCACGGCGGGAAACATGATGCTTTACTCCATGATTGAAATTGATGATCAGGAGATGAAGGACAAGCTGGCGGTCAGCTGTGACAACCAGCCTTTCATTGCCAAAGCTCCGCTCCTTCTGCTCTTCGTTGCCGATTACCAGAGATGGGACGATTATTTCACGATTTCCGGCGTGCCCGAACTGATGGAAAGCCGGGGAGAACCGATGAGACACCCCGAAGAAGGTGATATGATGCTCGCCTGTAACGATGCTCTTATCTCCGCTCAGACCTCTGTTATCGCTGCCGAGTCCTTAGGAATCGGGTCCTGTTACATTGGCGATATAATGGAAAATTACGAATTTCACCGGGAGCTGTTCGATCTGCCCGATTACGCCTTTCCCGTGACTCTCCTCTGTTTCGGTTATCCTAATGACAATTACCAAGAAAAAAAGCCGGCTTCCCGGTTTCCGAAAAAATACATTCACTACAAAAATAAATATAAGAGACTCAGCCCCGAAGAGTTCAACGAGATGTATCAGCCGATGCAGGAGAGATATTTTTCCGGAGGCAAATATTTCGAAGGGGCATCAAACATCGGCCAACACTTCTACCTGCGAAAACATGCGAGTTCTTTTATGAAGGAAATGAACAGGTCCGTCAGGGCTGCCATGAAAGCCTGGAGAAAAAATGAATCTTAA
- a CDS encoding acyl-[acyl-carrier-protein] thioesterase → MNLKIQSERRVESFDADLHNKLKISSIFNYMQDIAAKHADELGVGYHVLQEKKIFWVLSWAKVEIEGPLPSYGESLTIETWAKGKHRLFYMRDFLLRNNAGEIIIRGTSAWLLLDAETKRLTDLNRMGLDLPAFPDEHALEEYPGKFDFHGGEAQISKRKVLYSDIDINKHVNNSRYIEFILDCYNYREHETGQVKALTISYKGETHFMDELEISRAPLPDAKNSDIVNAMRESDGKEIFNCLIEWK, encoded by the coding sequence ATGAATCTTAAAATCCAATCGGAAAGAAGGGTCGAATCTTTTGATGCGGACCTTCACAATAAACTGAAAATAAGCTCCATTTTCAATTATATGCAGGATATTGCAGCTAAACACGCCGATGAACTCGGCGTTGGATATCATGTTCTGCAGGAAAAGAAAATCTTCTGGGTTCTCTCCTGGGCGAAAGTGGAGATTGAAGGGCCTCTTCCATCCTATGGAGAATCCCTTACGATCGAAACCTGGGCCAAAGGCAAACACCGGCTTTTTTACATGAGAGACTTTCTGCTGAGAAACAACGCCGGAGAAATCATCATACGGGGAACTTCGGCCTGGCTGCTTCTGGATGCCGAGACCAAAAGGCTCACAGACCTGAACCGCATGGGACTCGATTTACCGGCTTTCCCCGATGAACATGCCCTTGAAGAGTATCCCGGGAAATTTGACTTTCACGGCGGAGAGGCTCAAATCAGCAAACGGAAAGTTCTCTATTCGGATATCGATATAAATAAACATGTCAACAATTCCCGCTATATAGAATTTATACTCGATTGCTACAATTACAGGGAACACGAGACAGGACAGGTCAAGGCGCTGACGATTTCTTACAAAGGCGAAACGCACTTTATGGATGAGCTGGAAATAAGCCGCGCCCCTCTTCCTGACGCTAAAAACTCTGATATCGTCAATGCTATGAGAGAAAGCGACGGAAAAGAAATCTTCAACTGCCTGATTGAGTGGAAATAG
- a CDS encoding GNAT family N-acetyltransferase encodes MLETRDGYTITDSRDNIDWLFIIRSLQSTYWAEGRPEELIRKSFDNSVVLSLFHGTDQVGFARIVSDYACFAWLCDVYISPDHRGRGLGKFLMSAVAGHESTQVRMTILATKDAHGLYAKYGFERREMMFLKKEYDTLL; translated from the coding sequence ATGCTTGAAACCAGAGACGGCTACACAATTACCGATTCCCGAGACAATATCGACTGGCTATTTATTATCCGGTCTCTCCAAAGCACCTACTGGGCGGAGGGCAGACCGGAAGAGCTGATCAGGAAATCCTTTGACAATTCCGTTGTTCTCTCCCTTTTCCATGGAACCGATCAGGTCGGTTTCGCCAGGATCGTCAGCGACTACGCCTGCTTCGCCTGGCTGTGCGATGTTTACATTTCACCGGACCACAGAGGCAGAGGATTGGGTAAATTTCTCATGTCTGCCGTTGCCGGGCATGAATCGACTCAGGTACGCATGACAATTCTGGCTACGAAAGACGCCCATGGACTCTATGCGAAGTACGGCTTTGAACGACGGGAAATGATGTTTCTCAAAAAAGAATATGATACATTATTATGA